In Nonomuraea sp. NBC_00507, the following are encoded in one genomic region:
- a CDS encoding PQQ-dependent sugar dehydrogenase, translating into MHLNRAMTAALVAAATLALPAAPARAQDPATVWSSYEKITLTKNVGEPIDLAVLPDRRVLHTARNGDIRLTDPATGVTKIINTIPVYGNSEDGLQTIAIDPDFAANKWVYVYYAPKTMTAPYPETTPTGSAPNALPAGADDTYWNQWKGYNQLSRFKWTGNALDLSTEQVIIKVETQRGQCCHVAGDLDWDADGNLYLATGDNTPAGTPGANGYAPNNDAPGMNPGFDARRGAGNTNDLRGKILRFEVAGDGTYTIPEGNLFPPGTDKTRPEIFVMGVRNPFRIDVDPATGTLSWADYGPDAGAGDPNRGPLGYVEWNITPLTKPMNSGWPYCTGNHFNYNDWDFATAQPGPWFDCAAGPQNTSRWNTGLTQIPAAVPADLYYGDNNTHQPAAWAGLTDFEPQGGQGPMGGPIYHYDPANPAAGKFPQYWDGKAFFAEFSQDYLAAFTVTYPDGPVTALEHFLPNSALRTAVQPITDSPMDIEFGPDGSLYVLDYGDGFFRANPDAGLYRIDYTPDNKTPQARMAAEPTSSSGAPLTVAFDASGSTDAEPGALTYEWDFDGDGTFDATGATATHTYTELGQYVARLRVTDSGGRAGLTSTEVTVGNTAPKVTVQTPPDGAFFDWGDAVPYKIGVSDAEDGNTPVCGRVQWTFGLGHDTHAHPETTGTGCAGAWPTPANAPEHGETENIYGVVVVTYRDNGNGGIPGALGEAALVLNPKQAQAEHAKQSSGVTTTPDDGASGRAKVTSFDAGDWIAYDPVNFTGISGVRTRATGAGTLSLRWGSATAEPFATVEVPAGDGWQTVTTSFGAAPSGSGRLYVTSTGGVAVDVFTFLGDGVADTSPPTVTAALNPAQPNGQNGWYTGNVTLTVTATDDGTVASRQYSLDGGATWANANNPVTLSAEGAKEVRYRATDNGGNVSQVGSVTVKIDKSDPVLTMSGVEAKPYGDSASITPVLTATDAVSGVDAVTAKLDGTEVPSGTAIELWTLPLGEHQLTGTAADKAGRSRTQTVTFSTTTSYADLRTLVARFAKNGSVTHKAAAELLKQLDLAEWHDKRGRPAPAIDALQQFIKIAEKRDNVRTATVRAALVRDAQALIARLKEV; encoded by the coding sequence ATGCACCTTAACCGAGCGATGACGGCCGCCCTGGTGGCCGCCGCGACCCTCGCGTTACCCGCCGCGCCCGCGCGGGCGCAGGACCCGGCCACCGTGTGGTCGAGCTACGAGAAGATCACCCTCACCAAGAACGTGGGCGAGCCCATCGACCTCGCGGTCCTGCCGGACCGGCGGGTCCTGCACACCGCCCGCAACGGCGACATCCGCCTGACCGACCCCGCCACGGGCGTCACGAAGATCATCAACACCATCCCGGTCTACGGCAACTCCGAGGACGGGCTCCAGACGATCGCGATCGACCCGGACTTCGCCGCCAACAAGTGGGTGTACGTCTACTACGCGCCCAAGACCATGACCGCGCCGTACCCGGAGACGACCCCGACCGGCTCGGCCCCCAACGCGCTGCCCGCCGGCGCCGACGACACGTACTGGAACCAGTGGAAGGGCTACAACCAGCTGTCCCGCTTCAAGTGGACGGGCAACGCGCTGGACCTGTCCACCGAGCAGGTCATCATCAAGGTCGAGACGCAGCGCGGGCAGTGCTGCCACGTCGCCGGCGACCTCGACTGGGACGCCGACGGCAACCTCTACCTCGCCACCGGCGACAACACGCCGGCCGGCACGCCCGGCGCCAACGGGTACGCGCCCAACAACGACGCGCCCGGCATGAACCCCGGCTTCGACGCGCGGCGCGGCGCGGGCAACACCAACGACCTGCGCGGCAAGATCCTGCGGTTCGAGGTGGCCGGCGACGGAACGTACACGATCCCCGAGGGCAACCTGTTCCCGCCGGGGACGGACAAGACCCGGCCGGAGATCTTCGTCATGGGGGTACGGAACCCGTTCCGCATCGACGTCGACCCGGCGACCGGCACCCTGTCGTGGGCCGACTACGGGCCCGACGCCGGCGCCGGGGACCCCAACCGGGGGCCCCTGGGCTACGTGGAGTGGAACATCACACCGCTCACCAAGCCCATGAACAGCGGCTGGCCGTACTGCACGGGTAACCACTTCAACTACAACGACTGGGACTTCGCGACCGCGCAGCCGGGGCCATGGTTCGACTGCGCGGCCGGGCCGCAGAACACCTCGCGCTGGAACACCGGCCTCACCCAGATCCCGGCCGCCGTGCCGGCCGACCTGTACTACGGCGACAACAACACCCACCAGCCCGCCGCATGGGCCGGGCTGACCGACTTCGAGCCGCAGGGCGGCCAGGGGCCGATGGGCGGCCCGATCTACCACTACGACCCGGCGAACCCGGCGGCCGGGAAGTTCCCGCAGTACTGGGACGGCAAGGCGTTCTTCGCCGAGTTCTCGCAGGACTACCTGGCGGCCTTCACCGTCACCTACCCGGACGGGCCCGTGACCGCGCTGGAGCACTTCCTGCCCAACAGCGCGCTGCGGACGGCGGTGCAGCCGATCACCGACAGCCCGATGGACATCGAGTTCGGCCCCGACGGCTCCCTGTACGTCCTGGACTACGGCGACGGGTTCTTCCGCGCCAACCCGGACGCCGGGCTCTACCGCATCGACTACACGCCCGACAACAAGACACCCCAGGCGCGGATGGCGGCCGAGCCGACGTCGAGCAGCGGGGCGCCGCTCACGGTCGCGTTCGACGCGAGCGGCTCGACCGACGCCGAGCCGGGGGCGCTGACGTACGAGTGGGACTTCGACGGCGACGGAACCTTCGACGCCACCGGGGCGACGGCCACGCACACCTACACCGAGCTGGGGCAGTACGTGGCGCGGCTGCGGGTCACCGACTCCGGTGGCCGGGCAGGGCTCACCTCGACCGAGGTCACCGTGGGCAACACCGCGCCCAAGGTGACCGTTCAGACGCCGCCGGACGGGGCGTTCTTCGACTGGGGCGACGCAGTGCCGTACAAGATCGGGGTGTCGGACGCCGAGGACGGGAACACGCCCGTGTGCGGCCGGGTGCAGTGGACGTTCGGGCTCGGCCATGACACGCACGCGCACCCGGAGACCACCGGCACTGGCTGCGCGGGCGCCTGGCCCACCCCGGCGAACGCGCCGGAACACGGCGAGACGGAGAACATCTACGGCGTCGTGGTCGTCACCTACCGCGACAACGGCAATGGCGGCATCCCCGGCGCGCTCGGCGAGGCCGCCCTGGTGCTCAACCCGAAGCAGGCGCAGGCCGAGCACGCCAAACAGAGCAGCGGCGTGACGACCACCCCGGACGACGGCGCGTCCGGCAGGGCGAAGGTCACTTCGTTCGACGCCGGCGACTGGATCGCGTACGACCCGGTCAACTTCACCGGGATCAGCGGGGTGCGGACCAGGGCCACCGGCGCCGGGACGCTCTCGCTCCGCTGGGGCTCGGCCACCGCAGAGCCGTTCGCCACCGTCGAGGTGCCGGCCGGTGACGGCTGGCAGACGGTGACGACCTCGTTCGGGGCGGCTCCGTCCGGAAGCGGGCGGCTGTACGTCACCTCGACCGGCGGCGTGGCCGTGGACGTCTTCACGTTCCTCGGCGACGGCGTGGCCGACACCAGCCCGCCCACCGTCACGGCCGCGCTCAACCCGGCCCAGCCGAACGGCCAGAACGGCTGGTACACCGGCAACGTGACGCTCACCGTCACCGCCACCGACGACGGCACCGTCGCGAGCCGCCAGTACTCCCTTGACGGCGGCGCCACCTGGGCCAACGCCAACAATCCCGTGACGCTCAGCGCCGAGGGCGCCAAGGAGGTCCGCTACCGGGCCACCGACAACGGCGGCAACGTGTCCCAGGTCGGCAGCGTCACCGTCAAGATCGACAAGTCGGACCCGGTGCTGACGATGAGCGGAGTCGAGGCCAAGCCGTACGGCGACTCGGCCTCGATCACCCCGGTGCTCACGGCCACGGACGCGGTCTCGGGTGTGGACGCCGTCACCGCCAAGCTCGACGGCACCGAGGTCCCGTCCGGCACGGCAATCGAGCTGTGGACGCTGCCGCTCGGCGAGCACCAGCTCACCGGGACCGCCGCGGACAAGGCGGGGCGGAGCAGGACGCAGACGGTGACGTTCTCCACCACGACGTCGTACGCCGACCTGCGGACGCTCGTGGCCCGTTTCGCCAAGAACGGCTCGGTGACCCACAAGGCCGCCGCCGAGCTGCTGAAGCAGCTCGACCTGGCCGAATGGCACGACAAGCGGGGCAGACCGGCGCCGGCGATCGACGCGCTGCAGCAGTTCATCAAGATCGCCGAGAAGCGGGACAACGTCCGGACCGCCACCGTACGCGCCGCCCTCGTCCGGGACGCCCAGGCGCTGATCGCCCGGTTGAAGGAGGTGTAG
- a CDS encoding sugar phosphate isomerase/epimerase family protein, translating into MSHLHEHEEALGRRLGLNRRQLFAATTGVAAAAAIPLAQPAQAATRQPLIPPGKRGIILYTVRDAISRDPASTPLPSGFRRVLETLADIGYKRVEFAGYRQHAGSEGGANLESVAGAQLLRAWLDDNGLEAEGNHGFIPGSWPLSTADLDRFKQVLEIANILGLGHVGTGADPTNSPYKSDWDVAAEKWNELGRIAAEAGIKLYTHNHDAAYAFLLDSGPLDAQGRPTRSSGVRKLEYFFGISDPRFVHFEMDIFWAHVAQYKHRTFTAPDGSTQTSIFDPLATVRARELRFPLFHAKDGTSNAAVPNGYDMVPFGTGDIDYRRFFARLRHMGFHNPMYEQDNAPGADPAQSLRYAELSYANMAELRA; encoded by the coding sequence GTGAGCCACCTCCATGAGCACGAAGAGGCGCTCGGTCGCCGCTTAGGACTCAACCGCCGCCAGTTGTTCGCGGCCACCACCGGCGTCGCCGCCGCGGCCGCCATCCCGCTGGCCCAGCCGGCGCAGGCCGCCACCCGGCAGCCGCTGATCCCGCCGGGCAAACGCGGCATCATCCTCTACACCGTCCGCGACGCGATCTCCCGCGACCCGGCCTCCACGCCCCTGCCGTCCGGCTTCCGTCGGGTGCTGGAGACGCTCGCCGACATCGGCTACAAGCGGGTCGAATTCGCCGGCTACCGCCAGCACGCCGGCTCGGAAGGCGGCGCGAACCTGGAAAGCGTCGCGGGCGCCCAGCTGCTGCGTGCCTGGCTCGACGACAACGGGCTCGAGGCCGAGGGCAACCACGGGTTCATCCCCGGTTCGTGGCCGCTGAGCACCGCCGACCTCGACCGGTTCAAGCAGGTCCTGGAGATCGCCAACATCCTCGGCCTGGGGCACGTAGGGACCGGCGCCGACCCCACGAACAGCCCGTACAAGAGCGACTGGGACGTCGCGGCGGAGAAGTGGAACGAGCTCGGCCGGATCGCGGCCGAGGCCGGGATCAAGCTCTACACCCACAACCACGACGCGGCGTACGCGTTCCTGCTGGACAGCGGCCCGCTCGACGCGCAGGGACGGCCCACCCGGTCCTCCGGCGTGCGCAAGCTGGAGTATTTCTTCGGGATCAGCGACCCCAGGTTCGTGCACTTCGAGATGGACATCTTCTGGGCGCACGTCGCCCAGTACAAACACCGCACCTTCACCGCGCCCGACGGCTCGACGCAGACGAGCATCTTCGACCCGCTGGCCACCGTGCGCGCACGGGAGCTGCGGTTCCCGCTGTTCCACGCCAAGGACGGCACGTCCAACGCGGCCGTGCCCAACGGGTACGACATGGTGCCGTTCGGCACCGGCGACATCGACTACCGCCGCTTCTTCGCCCGGCTGCGGCACATGGGCTTCCACAACCCGATGTACGAGCAGGACAACGCACCCGGGGCCGACCCGGCCCAATCCCTGCGGTACGCGGAGCTGAGCTACGCCAACATGGCCGAGTTGCGCGCCTGA
- a CDS encoding ROK family transcriptional regulator encodes MPSGAQGQVPGAGALLAILRDGQARTRGELAQLSGLSRSTVSQRLDGLMDHRWVVAGEGSISSGGRPATMFAFNGGARVVLAADLGATHARLAVLDLGMTVLAERAVELPVDQGPERTLGCVVDAFHELLAATGRDPVQVCGVGVGLPGPVEHASGRPANPPIMPGWDGFAVPEWLGARLGAPVLVDNDVNIMALGEHWAARPEADHLIFIKMGTGIGCGIISGRRLHRGAQGAAGDVGHVRVPASDAPCRCGNTGCLEAVAGGASMAAALRAAGVEARGSRDVVALMRAGDLRATRLVRQAGREVGTVMASIVNFFNPSIIVIGGDLAEAGEQVLAGVRETIYSRSLPLATQHLGIRVSELGDRAGVIGAAVMVVEHVLSPDTIDRIVTK; translated from the coding sequence ATGCCAAGTGGAGCACAGGGCCAGGTTCCGGGGGCGGGCGCGCTGCTGGCCATCCTCAGGGACGGGCAGGCCCGTACTCGCGGGGAGCTCGCCCAGCTCTCCGGACTGTCCAGGTCCACGGTGTCGCAGCGGCTGGACGGGCTGATGGACCACCGCTGGGTGGTGGCCGGAGAGGGCTCGATCTCCTCAGGGGGCCGGCCCGCCACGATGTTCGCCTTCAACGGGGGAGCGCGGGTCGTGCTGGCGGCTGACCTCGGCGCCACGCATGCCCGCCTGGCCGTGCTCGACCTCGGCATGACCGTGCTCGCGGAGCGGGCCGTGGAGCTGCCCGTCGACCAGGGTCCCGAGCGCACGCTCGGCTGCGTCGTGGACGCCTTCCACGAGCTGCTCGCCGCGACGGGCCGCGACCCGGTGCAGGTGTGCGGGGTGGGCGTCGGCCTGCCGGGGCCGGTCGAGCACGCCTCGGGACGGCCGGCGAACCCACCGATCATGCCAGGCTGGGACGGCTTCGCCGTGCCGGAGTGGCTCGGCGCGCGGCTGGGCGCTCCCGTCCTGGTCGACAATGACGTGAACATCATGGCTCTCGGCGAGCACTGGGCCGCGCGGCCGGAAGCCGATCACTTGATCTTCATCAAGATGGGCACCGGCATCGGCTGCGGCATCATCTCCGGCCGCCGGCTGCACCGGGGCGCGCAGGGTGCGGCGGGAGACGTCGGCCACGTACGCGTGCCGGCCTCGGACGCGCCGTGCCGGTGCGGCAACACCGGCTGCCTGGAGGCGGTGGCCGGCGGCGCGTCGATGGCGGCGGCGCTGCGTGCCGCCGGAGTCGAGGCGCGGGGCAGCAGGGACGTGGTGGCGCTCATGCGGGCCGGCGACCTCAGGGCCACCCGGCTGGTCAGGCAGGCGGGCCGCGAGGTCGGCACCGTCATGGCGTCGATCGTGAACTTCTTCAACCCGTCGATCATCGTGATCGGCGGCGACCTCGCGGAGGCGGGGGAGCAGGTGCTCGCGGGCGTGCGGGAGACGATCTACAGCCGGTCGCTGCCCCTGGCCACGCAGCATCTCGGCATCAGGGTGAGCGAGCTGGGCGACCGGGCGGGCGTGATCGGCGCCGCCGTCATGGTGGTCGAGCATGTGCTCTCGCCCGACACGATCGACCGAATCGTCACTAAATGA
- a CDS encoding ABC transporter ATP-binding protein encodes MAQFVRERLRLLQLLTASHAVILGAISVCLAALPTLLALASGRLITRMAEGEAKGALAVLAALLIAEGLAVAAQEAFRQVAATRVDGEIRRRLRGMASAPHGIAHLEDPAYADDLSRASNLGGWQHLSAGSAAVAQVVLMSRMTGAFLAAGVVAVHSPVTAFALLAAALTVRSIVRRQQLRLHKLVYIQARPWRQTDYWSEVSAGGTAGKEIRVFGLAGWAVRQRTAQARHLASVIWQTRREILLHQRLAFLLSFSAVLLAFLLLGLAVQQGALTRGELVTCLVASFVVLGMTAMGMEEYEIETGLGAVRAMDSLAARAPAQLVTPKPGAGVRFENVSFAYPASGSVLDGLNLRIEPGEVLAIVGDNGAGKTTMIKLMAGLYEPDAGHVVSDPSRMAVMFQDFNRYPLSVADNVAMGAPEHRDDRAGIEQALRRAGWDGGHLPHGIETVVSREVHDGVDLSGGQWQRLALARIFFAASHGRDLIVLDEPTAHLDVRAEADFNRDVVSGVEGATIVLISHRLSTVRHASRIVVMRGGTILEEGDHDSLMAAGGHYARMFELQAARFVESG; translated from the coding sequence TTGGCCCAATTCGTTCGGGAGCGATTACGGCTGCTCCAGCTGCTGACCGCGTCGCATGCCGTCATCCTCGGGGCGATCAGCGTGTGTCTGGCCGCGCTGCCGACGCTTCTCGCGCTGGCCAGCGGCCGGCTGATCACGCGGATGGCCGAAGGGGAGGCGAAAGGGGCCCTGGCGGTGTTGGCCGCCCTCCTCATCGCGGAAGGGCTCGCAGTCGCGGCCCAGGAGGCGTTCCGGCAGGTGGCGGCCACGCGGGTGGACGGCGAGATACGCCGCAGGCTCCGCGGCATGGCGAGCGCTCCCCACGGGATCGCCCACCTGGAAGACCCCGCCTACGCCGACGATCTGTCCCGCGCGTCGAACCTGGGCGGGTGGCAGCACCTCTCAGCGGGCTCCGCCGCGGTGGCGCAGGTCGTGCTCATGTCCAGGATGACCGGGGCGTTCCTCGCGGCCGGCGTGGTGGCCGTCCATTCGCCCGTCACGGCGTTCGCGTTGCTGGCCGCGGCGCTGACCGTCCGTTCCATCGTCCGGCGCCAGCAGCTCCGCCTCCACAAGCTGGTGTACATCCAGGCGCGGCCCTGGAGGCAGACCGACTACTGGTCGGAGGTGAGTGCGGGCGGCACGGCGGGCAAGGAGATCCGCGTCTTCGGCCTGGCGGGCTGGGCGGTGCGGCAGCGTACCGCCCAGGCCCGGCACCTGGCGTCGGTGATCTGGCAGACCCGCCGGGAGATCCTCCTGCATCAGCGGCTGGCGTTCCTGCTGTCGTTCAGCGCGGTCCTGCTGGCCTTCCTCCTGCTCGGCCTCGCCGTCCAGCAGGGCGCCCTGACCCGGGGCGAGCTGGTCACCTGCCTGGTGGCCTCTTTCGTGGTGCTCGGCATGACGGCGATGGGGATGGAGGAGTACGAGATCGAGACGGGACTCGGCGCCGTACGGGCGATGGACTCCCTCGCCGCCCGCGCACCCGCGCAGCTCGTCACGCCGAAGCCCGGGGCGGGAGTCCGGTTCGAGAACGTGTCCTTCGCTTATCCGGCCTCCGGCTCCGTCCTCGACGGCCTGAACCTGCGGATCGAGCCCGGTGAGGTCCTGGCCATCGTCGGCGACAACGGCGCCGGCAAGACCACGATGATCAAACTGATGGCCGGGCTGTACGAGCCGGACGCGGGCCACGTCGTCTCCGACCCGAGCCGGATGGCCGTGATGTTCCAGGACTTCAACCGCTATCCGCTGTCCGTGGCCGACAACGTCGCCATGGGCGCCCCCGAGCATCGCGACGACCGCGCGGGCATCGAGCAGGCCCTGCGCAGGGCGGGGTGGGACGGCGGCCACCTGCCGCACGGGATCGAGACCGTGGTCAGCCGCGAGGTGCACGACGGCGTGGATCTGTCCGGGGGCCAGTGGCAGCGCCTGGCGCTGGCCCGCATCTTCTTCGCCGCGAGCCACGGCCGCGACCTGATCGTCCTGGACGAGCCCACCGCGCACCTGGACGTCCGTGCGGAGGCCGACTTCAACCGCGACGTCGTCTCCGGGGTGGAGGGCGCCACCATCGTGCTGATCTCGCACCGGCTGTCGACGGTACGGCACGCGAGCCGGATCGTCGTCATGCGTGGAGGCACGATTCTCGAGGAGGGCGACCACGACTCCCTGATGGCGGCGGGCGGTCACTACGCCCGCATGTTCGAGCTCCAGGCCGCCCGATTCGTGGAGAGTGGATGA
- a CDS encoding ABC transporter ATP-binding protein — MKVLRRTLRLTWQASPRITLLVAVLVAAQSAAVALLALSQRWLVDAAGLGTFGGLLAAGVLGAAAYTASTAGRTVLHSLMLELVLRVDILVNDEILGLVAGLPGVAHLEHPEHLDRIFLLRRGSRALAQLALGLSAAVAGVLSIALSVWLLVAVDPWLALLAPLALVPLWINSRTLRRLREAEKEAARHSRLEEMLHRMCTEASTAKELRVSGAAAAIDEEAARAWDRHATLISRARIRASGWNALGWLVFSAGYLLVLAITADLAARGLATLGDAVLVLVLGARLRGQIQEAVEQIGRIIQTGQVTEHYAWLHDYAAAHGPTGDREPTSGGITFDHVSFAYPGSKDPVLRDVSFHLRRGSVVALVGVNGAGKTTLVKLLTGMYQPASGTVRVDGQDLAATDLAAWRQRTSAAFQDFVKFQLPVRHAVGIGHLSRMDEVGEALHAAGADFVERLPNGVDTQLGPLFDGVELSQGQWQRLALARALMRDKPEVLILDEPTAALDPASEHDLYERFTATTRTAGDGITVLVSHRFSTVRMADHIIVVADGTIAEQGSHEELMAANGPYAQLFSIQAAAYSNGPN; from the coding sequence ATGAAGGTCCTCCGGCGTACCCTCCGGCTCACCTGGCAGGCAAGTCCGCGGATCACCTTGCTGGTCGCCGTGCTCGTGGCAGCCCAGTCGGCGGCCGTCGCCCTTCTCGCGCTGAGTCAGCGCTGGCTGGTCGACGCGGCGGGCCTGGGCACCTTCGGCGGCCTGCTGGCGGCGGGGGTTCTGGGTGCGGCGGCCTACACCGCGTCCACCGCAGGCCGTACGGTCCTGCACAGTCTCATGCTCGAGCTGGTCCTCCGCGTCGACATCCTGGTCAACGACGAGATCCTCGGCCTGGTCGCGGGCCTGCCCGGCGTGGCGCACCTGGAGCATCCCGAGCACCTGGACCGCATCTTCCTGCTCCGCCGCGGCTCCCGGGCCCTGGCGCAGCTGGCACTGGGCCTGTCGGCGGCGGTGGCCGGGGTGCTCAGCATCGCCCTGTCGGTGTGGCTGCTCGTCGCGGTCGATCCCTGGCTGGCGCTGCTCGCCCCGCTGGCCCTGGTGCCGCTGTGGATCAACTCCCGGACGCTGCGCCGTTTGCGAGAGGCGGAGAAGGAGGCCGCCCGGCACAGCCGCCTGGAGGAGATGTTGCACCGCATGTGTACCGAGGCGAGCACGGCGAAGGAGCTGCGGGTCAGCGGCGCGGCGGCGGCTATCGACGAGGAGGCCGCCCGTGCCTGGGACCGGCACGCCACCCTGATCTCCCGGGCGCGGATACGAGCGAGCGGCTGGAACGCCCTGGGCTGGCTTGTTTTCAGCGCCGGATATCTCCTCGTCCTGGCCATCACCGCGGATCTCGCCGCCCGCGGTCTGGCCACGCTCGGTGACGCGGTCCTGGTCCTGGTCCTCGGCGCCCGGCTGCGCGGGCAGATCCAGGAGGCGGTCGAGCAGATCGGCCGCATCATCCAGACCGGGCAGGTCACCGAGCACTACGCGTGGCTCCACGACTACGCCGCCGCGCACGGCCCGACAGGCGACAGGGAACCCACGAGCGGCGGCATCACCTTCGACCACGTGAGCTTCGCCTATCCCGGCTCCAAAGACCCGGTTCTCCGTGACGTCAGCTTCCACCTGCGCCGGGGCAGCGTCGTCGCCCTGGTCGGCGTGAACGGCGCGGGCAAGACGACCCTGGTCAAGCTCCTCACCGGCATGTACCAGCCGGCGTCCGGCACGGTCAGGGTGGACGGCCAGGACCTCGCCGCGACCGATCTGGCCGCCTGGCGGCAGCGTACCTCCGCCGCATTCCAGGACTTCGTCAAGTTCCAGCTCCCGGTCCGGCACGCGGTCGGCATCGGCCACCTGTCCCGGATGGACGAGGTCGGGGAGGCGCTGCACGCGGCGGGAGCCGACTTCGTGGAGCGGCTCCCGAACGGCGTGGACACCCAGCTGGGGCCCCTCTTCGACGGTGTGGAGCTGTCGCAGGGGCAGTGGCAGCGCCTGGCCCTGGCCCGCGCGCTCATGCGGGACAAGCCCGAGGTGCTGATCCTCGACGAGCCCACCGCCGCCCTCGACCCGGCCAGCGAGCACGACCTCTACGAGCGCTTCACCGCGACGACCCGGACCGCCGGCGACGGGATCACTGTCCTGGTCTCCCACCGCTTCTCCACCGTGCGCATGGCCGACCACATCATCGTGGTCGCCGACGGCACCATCGCCGAACAGGGCTCCCACGAGGAGCTCATGGCGGCGAACGGTCCATACGCCCAGCTCTTCAGCATTCAGGCGGCCGCCTACAGCAATGGGCCCAACTAG
- a CDS encoding ATP-binding protein, translated as MTVRFLAELVFPGVPSAVPAARHCVSNVLRAAGHRDTTGVQLVVSELVANALMHSVSGLAGGLIIVDVRAIGDGIARIDVMDDGGLTVPRMRQPSDMDSSGRGFHIVEATALRWGIGDNALGGRAAWAEVLTTDDSTLDMSSAPACATV; from the coding sequence ATGACCGTACGATTTCTCGCCGAGCTGGTGTTCCCGGGAGTGCCCAGTGCAGTTCCGGCGGCTCGGCATTGCGTCAGCAACGTCCTGAGAGCGGCGGGACATCGAGACACGACCGGCGTGCAACTCGTGGTAAGCGAGCTGGTCGCGAACGCACTGATGCATTCCGTCTCGGGTCTGGCCGGTGGGTTGATCATCGTGGACGTCCGTGCCATCGGCGACGGCATAGCCCGCATCGACGTGATGGACGATGGCGGGCTGACCGTTCCCCGCATGCGCCAGCCCAGCGACATGGACTCCTCGGGACGGGGCTTTCACATCGTCGAAGCCACCGCGCTGCGCTGGGGCATCGGCGACAACGCTCTGGGTGGCCGGGCAGCCTGGGCAGAAGTCCTCACGACGGACGACTCGACGCTCGACATGTCCAGTGCGCCGGCCTGCGCGACGGTGTGA
- a CDS encoding GntR family transcriptional regulator gives MRVRVQHSRYMDIAAEIKARIEAGEWKPGSRLPRLNDLAAEFGANRDTIGRAVAALEAQGVVWAVQGRGIIVRHGMMRLRRPRGNLVKRNKATLSAGYSFPSASGQEKWKHHVTPVAGHEPLTNPRIAKLLGVEPGTPVMRRFRVTGPESEPPFQINISWIHPRGVIDAPEVASEDPGPGHWLYLLEKAGHWPISWTEFHRARTPTPDEARLLEIPISLPVLEIVRVGTSGGDGQPIEVTEYIVASDRVETVHVLHRDESAQPPWPDIGGPLDEIEIDR, from the coding sequence GTGAGGGTTCGGGTGCAGCATTCGCGCTACATGGACATCGCGGCTGAGATCAAAGCAAGGATCGAGGCTGGCGAGTGGAAGCCCGGATCTCGGCTTCCACGACTTAACGATCTTGCGGCCGAGTTCGGCGCGAATCGAGACACGATCGGCCGAGCTGTTGCAGCGCTGGAAGCCCAGGGTGTGGTGTGGGCCGTACAGGGCCGGGGCATCATCGTCCGACACGGCATGATGCGCTTGCGCAGACCACGTGGGAACTTGGTGAAGCGCAACAAGGCCACCCTCAGCGCGGGGTACTCTTTCCCATCGGCCTCTGGCCAGGAGAAATGGAAGCATCACGTCACGCCTGTGGCAGGCCATGAACCACTGACCAACCCGAGGATCGCAAAGCTGCTGGGCGTCGAGCCGGGTACCCCGGTGATGCGCCGGTTCCGAGTCACCGGCCCCGAATCCGAGCCGCCCTTTCAGATCAACATCTCGTGGATACACCCCCGAGGAGTGATCGACGCCCCGGAGGTGGCATCCGAGGACCCTGGCCCAGGGCACTGGCTCTACCTTCTGGAGAAGGCCGGCCACTGGCCGATCAGTTGGACGGAGTTCCACCGAGCACGCACGCCGACCCCTGATGAGGCCCGCCTGCTGGAGATCCCGATCAGCCTGCCCGTACTGGAGATCGTGCGGGTGGGCACCTCTGGAGGCGACGGCCAACCGATCGAGGTTACCGAGTACATCGTAGCCAGCGACCGGGTAGAAACCGTGCACGTACTGCACCGTGACGAGTCCGCGCAACCCCCCTGGCCCGACATCGGCGGGCCGCTCGACGAGATCGAGATCGACAGGTGA